A genomic stretch from Candidatus Paceibacterota bacterium includes:
- a CDS encoding HAD family hydrolase, which produces HIVAIDEPHEGKHGVLSSLFARYGWVPQSVIVVGDGREELEAGKALGAVTLQTLRPGVSTLNADYYCSNLHNILFLI; this is translated from the coding sequence ACATATCGTCGCGATCGACGAACCACACGAGGGTAAACACGGTGTCCTTTCGTCTCTCTTCGCGAGATACGGATGGGTTCCTCAATCCGTCATCGTTGTCGGCGACGGGAGAGAGGAGCTAGAGGCTGGAAAAGCTCTTGGTGCGGTGACGCTTCAGACGTTACGCCCTGGAGTATCCACACTGAACGCTGACTACTATTGCTCAAATCTT